Proteins from one Burkholderia sp. genomic window:
- a CDS encoding phosphatidylserine decarboxylase, with product MNYPHPIIAREGWPFIAIAAVIALLIHTFAGFGLAWPFWLLLVFVVQFFRDPARSIPTEANAVLCPADGRIVAVETAHDPYAQREALKISVFMNVFNVHAQRSPVDGAITKVEYFPGVFLNAAIDKASTENERNAVVIHTGSNHIVTSVQIAGLVARRILCYVRNGEPLMRGQRYGFIRLGSRVDVYLPIGSRARVSIGEKVSASSTILAELPQ from the coding sequence ATGAATTATCCTCATCCGATAATCGCGCGCGAAGGCTGGCCGTTCATCGCGATCGCTGCCGTCATCGCGCTGTTGATTCATACTTTCGCGGGTTTCGGCCTGGCCTGGCCATTCTGGCTGTTGCTCGTCTTCGTGGTACAGTTCTTCCGCGACCCGGCCCGGTCGATCCCGACCGAGGCCAATGCGGTGCTGTGCCCGGCCGACGGGCGCATCGTCGCGGTGGAAACCGCGCACGATCCCTACGCGCAACGCGAGGCGCTCAAGATCAGCGTGTTTATGAACGTGTTTAACGTTCATGCGCAGCGCTCGCCGGTCGACGGCGCGATCACCAAGGTCGAATACTTCCCAGGCGTCTTCCTAAACGCGGCGATCGACAAAGCCTCGACCGAGAACGAGCGTAACGCGGTGGTGATCCATACCGGCAGCAACCATATCGTCACCTCGGTGCAGATCGCTGGGCTGGTGGCGCGGCGCATTCTCTGCTACGTGCGCAATGGCGAACCGCTCATGCGCGGCCAGCGCTACGGCTTCATTCGCCTCGGTTCGCGCGTGGACGTGTACCTGCCGATCGGCAGCCGCGCCCGCGTCTCGATCGGCGAAAAAGTTTCCGCATCGTCGACGATTCTCGCTGAATTGCCGCAGTAA
- a CDS encoding YicC/YloC family endoribonuclease produces MIYSMTGYASAMRELAANSGNTATSVLVELRTVNSRFLDLNFRMPDDVRVCEPALREMLMHKLSRGKVDVRINLQRSEQMNQASALNLAALDQLAKLERALLKSFPNSERLSTGEILRWPGILAESGVSAEVLREAALACGKEAIDELVLVRQREGAQLATMLLGNVTEMEAIVARITPLVPKLIAKYQQKILERLQEGLGLVSPEGGQTVVTHEEAAERIRQEVTMYGIRFDIVEELSRLTAHLNETRHAIEKGGRVGKRLDFMMQELNREANTLGSKAAAKELADASMALKLLIEQMREQVQNLE; encoded by the coding sequence ATGATTTACAGCATGACGGGCTATGCGAGCGCGATGCGTGAACTCGCGGCCAACTCGGGCAACACTGCCACCAGTGTATTGGTCGAGCTACGTACGGTGAATTCACGTTTTCTCGACCTGAATTTCCGAATGCCAGACGACGTACGCGTCTGCGAGCCGGCCCTGCGCGAAATGCTGATGCACAAGCTCTCGCGCGGCAAAGTCGATGTGCGCATCAACCTGCAGCGCAGCGAGCAGATGAACCAGGCCAGCGCGCTCAATCTCGCGGCGCTCGACCAGCTCGCCAAGCTCGAACGGGCGTTGCTAAAGTCGTTCCCGAATTCGGAGCGCCTGAGCACTGGCGAGATCTTGCGCTGGCCTGGCATTCTGGCCGAAAGCGGCGTGTCCGCTGAGGTGCTGCGTGAGGCGGCGCTGGCCTGCGGCAAGGAAGCGATCGACGAGCTGGTGCTAGTGCGCCAGCGCGAGGGCGCGCAACTGGCCACCATGCTGCTGGGTAACGTGACCGAGATGGAGGCGATCGTGGCACGCATCACGCCGCTGGTGCCGAAGTTGATCGCCAAGTATCAGCAGAAGATCCTTGAGCGCCTGCAGGAAGGGCTCGGCCTGGTCTCGCCAGAAGGCGGGCAGACGGTAGTCACGCACGAGGAAGCAGCCGAGCGAATCCGCCAGGAAGTAACGATGTACGGGATCCGCTTCGACATCGTCGAAGAGCTGTCTCGCCTCACCGCGCACTTGAACGAAACGCGTCATGCGATCGAGAAGGGTGGCCGAGTCGGCAAGCGCCTTGACTTTATGATGCAGGAACTAAATCGCGAAGCGAACACGCTCGGCTCGAAGGCGGCGGCCAAGGAGTTAGCCGACGCCTCGATGGCGCTGAAACTGCTAATCGAGCAAATGCGCGAGCAAGTGCAAAACCTGGAGTAA
- the pssA gene encoding CDP-diacylglycerol--serine O-phosphatidyltransferase: MAAFQPRRSRNGKSPPRLFRRNKVLGADNLSVEPRRTARQQYLRTRGIYLLPNAVTTAALFCGFFAVVQAMSVRFEIAAIAIFVAMVLDGMDGRVARMTHTQSAFGEQFDSLSDMVSFGVAPALVMYEWVLKDLGRWGWLAAFVYCSGTALRLARFNTNIDVVDKRFFQGLPSPAVAALIAGFVWLATDNRVPLKLGWLPWVAFVLTIYAGVTMVSNAPFYSGKALDVRNRVPFTAILLVVAFVLVSSDPLLMLFGLFVLYGLSGYVFWGYIAIRDRANRVHSSQREH, translated from the coding sequence ATGGCTGCATTCCAACCGCGCCGGTCGCGCAACGGCAAGTCCCCGCCGCGTTTGTTCCGACGCAACAAAGTGCTCGGTGCCGACAATTTGTCGGTCGAGCCGCGCCGTACTGCACGCCAGCAGTACCTGCGCACCCGAGGCATCTACCTGCTGCCCAACGCTGTCACTACCGCCGCGCTGTTCTGCGGCTTCTTCGCGGTAGTGCAAGCGATGAGCGTGCGCTTCGAAATCGCCGCAATCGCGATCTTCGTGGCGATGGTGCTCGACGGCATGGACGGTCGCGTAGCGCGCATGACGCACACACAGAGCGCATTCGGCGAGCAGTTCGACAGCCTGTCCGACATGGTTTCGTTCGGCGTAGCGCCGGCCCTGGTGATGTACGAATGGGTGCTCAAGGATCTGGGCCGATGGGGGTGGCTCGCCGCCTTCGTCTACTGCTCGGGCACCGCCCTGCGCCTGGCGCGCTTCAACACCAATATCGATGTGGTCGACAAGCGCTTCTTCCAGGGCCTACCGAGCCCGGCCGTGGCCGCGCTGATCGCCGGCTTCGTATGGTTGGCTACCGACAACCGCGTTCCGCTCAAGCTCGGCTGGTTGCCCTGGGTAGCCTTCGTGCTGACTATTTATGCCGGCGTGACCATGGTGTCGAATGCGCCATTTTACAGCGGCAAGGCGCTCGACGTGCGAAACCGCGTGCCATTCACGGCGATCCTGCTGGTGGTGGCTTTCGTTTTGGTGTCCTCCGATCCGCTGCTTATGCTGTTCGGGTTGTTCGTGCTGTATGGCCTGTCGGGCTACGTGTTCTGGGGCTACATAGCAATCCGCGACCGTGCCAATCGGGTCCACTCGTCCCAGCGTGAGCACTGA
- the trpD gene encoding anthranilate phosphoribosyltransferase: MTITPQEALQRTIERREIFHDEMLHLMRMIMRGDMSPVMVAAIITGLRVKKETIGEIAAAAIVMREFVRNVDVDDNSHFVDIVGTGGDGSHTFNISTATMFVSAAAGAKVAKHGNRSVSSKSGSADVLDALGVNIDLAPEQVAASIEATGIGFMYAPNHHPAMKHIAPVRRELGVRTLFNILGPLTNPAGAPNRLMGVFHPDLVGIQVRVMQQLGTKHVLVVYGKDGIDEVSLGAATLVGELRDGKVTEYEIHPEDFGLQMVSNRTLKVENVDESRVMLLEALDNKPGVAREIVTLNAGTALYVTNIVPSIAEGIGLAREAIASGAARAKVDELVRFTSQFLR; encoded by the coding sequence ATGACAATTACTCCGCAGGAAGCACTGCAACGCACGATTGAGCGCCGCGAGATCTTCCACGATGAGATGCTGCATCTGATGCGGATGATCATGCGTGGCGACATGTCGCCCGTGATGGTCGCCGCGATCATCACGGGCCTACGCGTGAAGAAGGAGACGATCGGCGAGATCGCTGCAGCCGCCATCGTAATGCGCGAATTTGTGCGCAACGTCGATGTCGACGACAATTCGCATTTCGTCGACATTGTCGGCACCGGCGGAGACGGCTCGCATACCTTCAACATCTCGACCGCGACCATGTTCGTGTCGGCTGCGGCCGGTGCGAAGGTGGCTAAACATGGCAATCGCAGCGTTTCGAGCAAGTCCGGCAGTGCCGATGTGCTCGACGCGCTCGGCGTCAACATCGACCTCGCCCCCGAGCAGGTAGCGGCTTCGATTGAGGCCACCGGGATTGGCTTCATGTACGCTCCGAACCATCATCCAGCGATGAAGCACATCGCTCCGGTACGCCGCGAGCTCGGCGTGCGGACCCTGTTCAACATCCTCGGACCGCTGACCAATCCGGCTGGCGCGCCCAACCGGCTGATGGGCGTGTTCCACCCCGACCTAGTGGGAATCCAGGTACGCGTGATGCAACAGCTCGGTACCAAGCATGTGCTGGTGGTCTACGGCAAGGATGGCATAGACGAAGTATCACTCGGCGCGGCCACCCTGGTGGGCGAACTACGCGACGGCAAGGTCACAGAGTACGAAATCCATCCGGAGGATTTTGGCCTGCAAATGGTCTCGAACCGCACGCTGAAGGTCGAGAACGTCGACGAGTCGCGCGTGATGCTGCTCGAGGCGCTCGACAACAAGCCTGGCGTGGCGCGCGAGATTGTCACGCTGAACGCGGGCACCGCGCTCTACGTGACCAATATCGTGCCTTCAATCGCCGAAGGCATTGGCCTCGCGCGCGAGGCCATCGCCAGCGGCGCGGCGCGCGCCAAGGTTGACGAACTAGTACGCTTTACCAGTCAGTTTCTGCGCTGA
- a CDS encoding peptidylprolyl isomerase, with protein MKKFLHFAAIVSGLAVVISLLSVTPSAAQALGSSGATLADEIVAIVNNGIITAHELDQRVSLISGRLQQQKVPVPPPDEMRSQVLNQMVVEWIQLQKAQDDGIEVSAATVRSTLQRLAAANGMTVDQYRTQLEAHGVAWSTFSSDVRNELILSRLREKEVDSKITVDDAEVASYIASQRGPNSDSQQNVRLEHIFVAAPQDQIDIAQKKADSLLKKALVSETDFEKLAKSASEAKDAKTGGDLGFKAQSSLPVDVVQAVSQLRPGQISPNLIRVPDGFEIVRLVDRRPVWGTVVGASPKIVQTHVRHILLRVDEGKTELQARQQLIAIRNQIEAGGDFANFVRAYSQDSLASEGGDLGWISPGETVSEFERAMSQLQDGQISQPVRTEYGYHLIQVLGRRNAEGSVQKQMDIARRAIGQRKAEQAYVDWLRELCDSSYVQIKIGQPQP; from the coding sequence ATGAAGAAATTCCTTCACTTCGCAGCAATCGTGTCCGGTCTCGCGGTCGTCATATCGCTGCTGTCCGTCACCCCGTCGGCTGCTCAGGCGCTCGGTTCGAGTGGCGCGACGCTGGCCGACGAGATCGTGGCGATCGTCAACAACGGCATAATCACGGCACACGAGCTCGACCAGAGGGTCAGCCTGATCTCAGGTCGGCTTCAGCAGCAGAAGGTTCCTGTGCCGCCACCCGACGAAATGCGCTCACAGGTGCTCAACCAGATGGTGGTCGAGTGGATCCAGCTTCAGAAGGCGCAGGACGACGGGATCGAGGTCAGCGCCGCCACCGTACGGAGCACGCTACAGCGCCTAGCCGCCGCAAACGGCATGACGGTCGACCAGTACCGCACCCAGCTCGAGGCGCATGGCGTGGCCTGGAGCACCTTCTCCTCCGATGTGCGTAACGAGTTGATCCTGTCTCGCCTGCGCGAGAAGGAAGTCGACAGCAAGATCACCGTAGATGATGCCGAGGTGGCCAGCTACATCGCCAGCCAGCGCGGCCCGAACTCAGATTCGCAGCAAAACGTGCGGCTCGAGCACATCTTCGTAGCCGCGCCGCAAGACCAGATCGACATCGCGCAAAAGAAGGCTGATAGCCTGCTCAAGAAGGCACTCGTCTCCGAAACCGACTTCGAGAAGCTCGCCAAGAGCGCCTCGGAGGCCAAGGACGCTAAGACGGGTGGCGATCTCGGCTTCAAGGCGCAGAGCTCGCTGCCGGTCGACGTAGTGCAGGCAGTTTCGCAGCTGCGACCGGGCCAGATCAGTCCAAATCTGATCCGCGTGCCAGACGGTTTCGAGATCGTTCGCCTGGTCGACCGCCGCCCAGTTTGGGGCACCGTCGTCGGAGCGTCGCCTAAGATCGTCCAGACGCACGTGCGTCACATCCTGCTACGCGTGGATGAGGGAAAAACGGAATTGCAGGCGCGCCAGCAGCTAATCGCCATCCGCAACCAGATTGAGGCAGGCGGCGATTTTGCTAACTTCGTGCGCGCCTATTCGCAGGATAGCTTGGCTTCGGAGGGCGGCGATCTCGGCTGGATTAGCCCGGGCGAAACGGTATCGGAATTCGAGCGCGCAATGAGCCAGTTACAGGACGGCCAGATCAGCCAGCCAGTGCGTACCGAATACGGCTACCACCTGATTCAGGTGCTAGGCCGCCGCAATGCGGAAGGCTCGGTGCAAAAGCAGATGGACATCGCACGCCGGGCGATTGGCCAGCGCAAGGCCGAGCAGGCCTATGTTGACTGGCTGCGCGAGCTGTGCGATTCGTCTTACGTGCAGATCAAGATCGGCCAGCCTCAACCCTGA
- a CDS encoding asparaginase — MTRTTLLHTFLATPPRIAVLATGGTISGVAPDATNTASYQAGALGLASLLAAVPALAGVAQIEGEQVASIDSKDLEPALWATLVQRIEALAADPRIDGIVITHGTDTLEETAALLHLCVATPKPVVMTAAMRPATALSPDGPLNLLNALTVAASTAARGRGVLVALNNKIHAARDVVKTSIYVVDAFQSPETGVLGWVQDGRVEFARSIVRDADSAPRFSIGGWPSVEIVSSYAGVSRIGVDALVCAGVQGIVVAGTGNGSIHATLQVALLEAVRRGVAVVRASRVHAGHVMRNGAANDDALGFVSAGSLNPFKARVLLMLALMAGIDDAARLQAAFDTY, encoded by the coding sequence ATGACACGTACGACTTTGCTCCACACTTTCCTGGCTACGCCGCCGCGCATCGCAGTCCTGGCCACCGGCGGCACCATCTCTGGCGTCGCACCCGACGCCACCAACACTGCCAGCTACCAGGCCGGTGCCCTCGGTCTCGCCTCGCTGCTCGCCGCCGTTCCGGCGCTGGCAGGTGTCGCGCAGATCGAGGGTGAGCAGGTGGCCAGCATCGACAGCAAGGATCTCGAACCGGCGCTGTGGGCCACCCTTGTGCAACGCATCGAGGCGTTGGCCGCCGATCCGCGCATCGACGGCATCGTAATCACGCACGGCACCGACACGCTGGAGGAAACAGCCGCGCTGCTGCATCTGTGCGTGGCGACCCCAAAGCCGGTAGTTATGACAGCTGCTATGCGCCCGGCCACGGCGCTTTCGCCGGACGGCCCGCTGAACTTGCTGAACGCGTTGACTGTGGCGGCCAGCACGGCTGCGCGTGGCCGTGGCGTGCTGGTGGCGCTCAACAATAAGATCCATGCCGCGCGCGACGTGGTGAAAACCAGCATTTACGTCGTCGATGCGTTCCAGTCTCCCGAGACCGGCGTACTCGGCTGGGTGCAGGATGGCCGTGTGGAGTTCGCCCGCAGCATCGTGCGCGATGCTGACAGCGCACCGCGCTTCAGCATCGGTGGCTGGCCGTCGGTGGAGATCGTCAGCAGCTACGCGGGGGTTTCGCGCATCGGCGTCGATGCGCTGGTGTGTGCCGGCGTGCAGGGCATAGTGGTGGCCGGCACTGGCAACGGTTCGATCCATGCTACGCTGCAGGTAGCTTTGCTGGAGGCGGTGCGCCGCGGCGTGGCGGTGGTGCGTGCCTCGCGCGTCCATGCGGGCCACGTGATGCGCAACGGCGCGGCTAACGACGATGCACTCGGCTTCGTCAGCGCTGGTTCGCTGAACCCATTCAAAGCGCGCGTGCTGCTGATGCTGGCGCTGATGGCCGGAATCGACGACGCGGCGCGCCTGCAGGCGGCCTTCGATACGTATTGA
- the eno gene encoding phosphopyruvate hydratase codes for MSAIVDIIGREILDSRGNPTVECDVLLESGTISRAAVPSGASTGLREAIELRDGEADRYSGKGVLKAVEHINTEISEAIMGLDASEQAFLDKTLLELDGTDNKSRLGANAMLAVSIAVAKSAAEEVGLPLYRYFGGSGAMQLPVPMMNIVNGGAHANNSMDIQEFMIVPVSQKTFREALRCGAEVFHALKKILSDRGMSTAVGDEGGFAPNFGSTEECLSTILQAIEKAGYRAGEDVLLTLDCAASEFYHDGKYQLAGEGLQLSSVEFADYLSTLADKFPIVSIEDGMHESDWDGWKLLTERLDKKVQLVGDDLFVTNTRIFREGIEKGIANSILIKINQIGTLTETFAAIEMAKRAGYTVVISHRSGETEDSTIADIAVGLNAGQIKTGSLSRSDRISKYNQLLRIEEDLGDIASYPGRSAFYNLRF; via the coding sequence ATGAGTGCAATCGTAGATATCATTGGTCGCGAAATCCTGGATTCGCGTGGTAATCCCACTGTCGAGTGCGACGTGCTGCTTGAATCAGGCACGATCAGCCGCGCCGCAGTGCCATCGGGCGCGTCAACGGGTTTGCGCGAGGCGATCGAGCTGCGTGACGGCGAGGCCGACCGCTATAGCGGCAAGGGCGTTCTGAAAGCGGTCGAGCATATCAACACCGAAATTTCCGAGGCGATCATGGGCCTCGACGCGTCAGAGCAGGCCTTCCTCGACAAGACGCTGCTCGAGCTGGACGGCACCGACAACAAGTCGCGTCTTGGCGCGAACGCGATGCTGGCCGTCTCGATAGCCGTCGCCAAGTCTGCCGCCGAAGAGGTTGGTCTTCCGCTGTACCGCTACTTCGGTGGTTCGGGCGCGATGCAGCTTCCGGTTCCGATGATGAACATCGTGAACGGCGGCGCGCACGCCAACAATAGCATGGACATCCAAGAATTCATGATCGTCCCGGTCAGCCAGAAAACCTTCCGCGAAGCGCTGCGCTGTGGAGCCGAAGTGTTCCATGCGCTAAAGAAAATCCTGTCAGATCGTGGCATGAGCACAGCGGTGGGCGACGAAGGCGGCTTCGCGCCAAACTTTGGCAGCACCGAAGAATGTCTTTCGACTATCCTACAGGCGATCGAGAAGGCCGGCTACCGCGCCGGAGAGGATGTCCTGCTGACGCTCGACTGCGCGGCTTCGGAGTTTTACCATGACGGCAAGTATCAGCTTGCCGGAGAAGGCCTACAGCTGTCGTCGGTCGAATTCGCCGACTACCTCTCCACGCTGGCCGACAAGTTCCCGATCGTCTCGATCGAGGATGGCATGCACGAAAGCGACTGGGACGGCTGGAAACTTCTGACTGAACGCCTCGACAAGAAGGTGCAGCTGGTGGGCGACGATCTGTTCGTCACCAACACACGCATCTTCAGGGAAGGCATCGAGAAGGGCATCGCGAATTCGATCCTGATCAAAATCAACCAGATCGGCACGCTAACCGAAACCTTCGCGGCCATTGAGATGGCCAAGCGCGCCGGCTACACGGTCGTGATCTCGCACCGTTCTGGGGAGACGGAAGATTCGACGATCGCCGATATCGCCGTCGGCTTGAATGCCGGTCAAATCAAGACGGGTTCGCTCTCTCGCAGCGATCGCATCTCGAAGTACAATCAGCTGCTGCGTATCGAGGAAGATCTTGGCGATATCGCTAGCTACCCGGGAAGGTCGGCGTTCTACAACCTGCGCTTTTAA
- a CDS encoding aminodeoxychorismate/anthranilate synthase component II produces MLLMIDNYDSFTYNLVQYFGERGEDVQTHRNDEITLAQIAELDPEVICLSPGPSIPQHAGITLEVLREFSEKKPILGVCLGHQAIGEAFGGHVIRAKTIMHGKVSRIETDGRGVFADIPRYFNVTRYHSLAIERESLPDCLEISAWTEDGEIMGVRHKKLPIEGVQFHPESILSEYGHAQLQNFLKKARESVAQPGGAAMQ; encoded by the coding sequence ATGCTGCTGATGATCGACAACTACGATTCGTTTACCTACAACCTTGTCCAGTACTTCGGCGAACGTGGCGAAGACGTTCAGACTCATCGCAACGACGAGATCACACTCGCGCAGATCGCCGAGCTCGATCCAGAGGTGATTTGCCTGTCGCCGGGCCCCAGCATCCCCCAACACGCGGGCATCACGCTCGAAGTGCTGCGCGAATTCTCTGAAAAGAAGCCGATCCTGGGCGTGTGCCTCGGCCACCAGGCAATCGGCGAGGCTTTCGGTGGCCATGTGATCCGCGCGAAAACCATCATGCACGGCAAGGTGAGTCGCATCGAGACCGACGGTCGCGGCGTGTTTGCCGACATACCTCGGTACTTCAATGTGACGCGCTACCACTCGCTGGCGATCGAGCGCGAGTCGCTACCCGACTGCCTGGAAATCTCGGCCTGGACTGAAGATGGTGAGATCATGGGTGTGCGCCACAAGAAGCTGCCGATCGAGGGCGTACAGTTCCACCCCGAATCGATCCTGTCCGAGTACGGCCACGCACAGTTGCAGAATTTCCTGAAAAAAGCGCGCGAGAGCGTGGCCCAGCCGGGAGGAGCGGCGATGCAATGA
- a CDS encoding IS5 family transposase, which produces MRKDIHKKGEPKARYRVRNWAAYNEGLISRGNVTIWIDEAVLARMPDAIPTRGRPCVYGDTLIQALLGVKTVYRLTLRALQGFTQSLRDLAFPSLPVPNYTTLCRRAKTLDVELPILRDNEPIHLVVDSTGLKVYGEGEWKVRQHGYSKRRTWRKVHLALNANTGQVHAALMTNQNVADGDALAKLLDQIPREEQIDIIGGDGAYDTKPCHAAIAARSAIPSIPPREGAAHWPADMPGAAWRNGAVDAIARDGRREWKQHSGYHRRSLAENAMYRFKTLTGHCLWARHIAAQATEVAVRVGVINRMADLARPQSVRIA; this is translated from the coding sequence ATGCGCAAGGACATACACAAGAAAGGTGAGCCGAAGGCACGCTACCGTGTCAGGAATTGGGCAGCCTATAATGAAGGCCTGATCAGCCGGGGGAACGTAACAATATGGATAGATGAAGCCGTCCTTGCCAGAATGCCCGATGCCATACCCACACGTGGTCGCCCGTGTGTATACGGCGATACGCTGATTCAGGCATTACTTGGCGTGAAGACCGTCTATCGACTGACCTTGCGCGCCCTGCAAGGTTTCACCCAAAGTCTGCGCGATTTGGCCTTCCCGAGCTTGCCGGTGCCGAATTACACCACGCTCTGTCGCCGGGCAAAAACGCTTGATGTCGAACTGCCGATCCTTCGTGACAATGAACCGATCCATCTGGTTGTCGACAGCACCGGTCTGAAGGTCTATGGAGAAGGTGAATGGAAGGTGCGCCAGCACGGCTACTCGAAGCGGCGCACGTGGCGTAAAGTCCATCTCGCGCTCAACGCGAATACAGGTCAAGTGCATGCCGCGCTAATGACGAATCAGAATGTGGCTGACGGTGACGCTCTGGCCAAGTTGCTCGACCAGATTCCACGCGAAGAACAAATCGATATCATCGGCGGTGACGGTGCCTACGACACCAAGCCATGCCATGCGGCCATTGCTGCACGCAGTGCTATTCCTTCGATTCCGCCACGCGAGGGTGCCGCTCATTGGCCAGCGGATATGCCCGGTGCGGCGTGGCGTAATGGCGCGGTTGATGCAATTGCCCGTGACGGTCGTCGAGAATGGAAGCAACACAGTGGCTACCACCGGCGATCGCTTGCCGAGAATGCGATGTATCGGTTCAAGACCCTCACCGGCCACTGTCTCTGGGCGCGTCACATCGCCGCGCAGGCGACCGAGGTCGCCGTTCGCGTCGGCGTCATCAACCGCATGGCGGACCTCGCTCGTCCGCAATCCGTTCGTATCGCCTGA